Below is a window of Chryseobacterium indicum DNA.
TGAGATAATTGAGCCAACAAGACTTCCTTTTCCTCTTTTTGCCAAAGCTGCCGCTTCTTCGGCATCTTTGTAAGGCATTAATGTAGAAACCGGACCGAAAGCTTCGACATCGTGAGAGATATTTTTTTCAAATGGTTTATCATTTAAAAATAATTTCGGACTCATGAAAGCTCCGTTTTCGTAATCGGCATCTACCAATTCGTGCTTCCCATCATAAATTAACTCGGTTTCGGCTTTAAGCAAATCAACTTTTCTTAAAACCTCATCATACTGTTGTTTTCCAACCAAAGATCCCATTCTGGTTTCTCTACTCAACGGATTTCCGATTTTTGTCTGATCTAAAGCTTTAGATAAAGCATTCTGAACGTCACCAATTAAGTTTTCGGGAACAATAATTCTACGGATTGCTGTACATTTTTGTCCGGCTTTCGTCGTCATTTCGTTACGTACTTCTTTGATGAATAAATCAAACTCCGGAGTTCCCGGTTTTGCATCCAACCCAAGAATTGAACAGTTCAGAGAATCTGCTTCCATATTGAAACGAACGGCATTTCCTGCAATTGAAGGCAGAGATTTTAATTTTCTCCCTGTATTGGCAGAGCCTGTGAACAAAACAGAATCTCCATCCTGCACATAATCCAGAATATTTCCCGGTTCACCGCAAACCAACTGAACTGCTCCTTCCGGAAGAATTCCGCTTTCAATCATATCCTGAAAAACCGCGTTCGTTAAATAAGAGCCGAAAGGCGAAGGTTTTACGATCGAAGGAACACCTGCTAACAATGATGTGGACAATTTTTCAAGCATTCCCCAAACCGGAAAGTTGTAGGCATTAATTTGTACTGAAACTCCTTCACTCGGTGTTAAAATATGAGTTCCAAGAAAGGTTCCGTTTGCTGAAATTTTCTGTGTATCTCCATCTACCCAAAACGGCGTGTTGGGAAGCATTCTTTTTGCCAATCCTGAATACGTGAAGAATGTACCAAAACCTCCTTCAATATCTACCCAGGAATCAACGTGAGTAGCTCCTGTTTTATACGATAGTTCGTAATATTTTTTCTTTCTTTCAAGGAGATAAAGTGCTACTTTTTTAAGCATTTCTCCACGGTCATAGAACGTCATGGATGAAATGTTTTTATAACCTACTGTTCTTCCGTAATCCAAAGCCTGCTCAAAATTCAGACCTTCCGTGTCGGAAATGGCAACTTGTTCTCCGTTTACAGCATTGTACAAAGGAATTCCGTTCCCGTTTCCTTCGACCCATTCGCCGTAGATATAGTTTTTTAATTTTTCCATATAGTATTTAATTTAACAATGTATCAATCTTTGTTACACTGACACATTTTTATATTGTTACATTTTTAATTTTTCGGTTCCTGATACGGAAACAACTTCAATAAACCTTCATACAAACTTCTATGTAGGATTGTTGCATGATTGTCTGTTTCCATCATTTTATATTCTATCGTCCAGTTTTTCTTGTTTGATTTTTTTAAAACATCAAATAAATCTTCTGCATCTTTTACCATTACAGGATGTTCCCCTTTTCCAACGGAAATATAAATGAATTTTTTAATATCCTTAATTTTAGACAATAATTGAGGAGCCTGTTTTAGAAGACTTTCATCATCCCACCACAAACTCGGACTGATGATAAAGTAATTATTGAACAGTTCAGGTTTTTTCAATAAAATTTCAGTTGCTAAAAGTCCGCCAAGCGATTGTCCGAAAAGATAATTATCTGTTGTTTCAAAATTACTTTCAATATAAGGCTTCAATTCTTTATCTAAAAAATTAATAAACTTATCTGAATGTCCCGTTGTAGGGTAATCTTTCTGTAAATCTTTCAAATCTGTATGAAAAGTGAAATCTTTCTTTCTGTCAATGTTTGCAATTCCAACCACAATGGTTTCCGGCATAGAATACATTTGATTAAAAAACTGAACCAAGCCTGTCACATGAATAAAATCTTCATTCATACTCCCATCCAAAAGATAAATGATTGGGTAAGATTTTGTTTTGTCAAATTTTTGTGGAAGATAGATGTTCAAAGTTCTTTCTTCGTTTAAAATTTTAGACTTTATCGTTCTGATTTCTCCAATAGTCAGTGGTTTTACATTTTCAGTCTGGGCGAAAACCAGAGACTGAAAAGCAAGCAGAATACTGCAGAAAATGAGAAGTTTTTTGATCATACTATTTCGTTGTTAATCACCTTTTTAAACCTCATAGGTTTTAGAAACCTATGAGGTTTAAGTTTTACTATAATTTATTCAATTGATAGAAAATCATATTCTATATTTGATTTATGATATTCTATAAAATCATTTACTGTTTCAAAATATTGCATCATTTCAGCTCTTTCAATTTTACTTTCTTTAGCCAAATTAATATAAGAATGATACGATGAATATTTCCACTTACCAATATCTTCAACAAATCCATGATTGACAGGATTATTATGAATATAATGAAGTAATTTCATAAAATATCTTTCATCGTTTATTCTTTTTCTCTTCAGATAATCCAAAAACAGAGAACCTTTTCGGTTATATTTTTTGTTATAAGCTTTTGCGTAAGCATTCAACAGATTGCTAAACCGCTTCATTAAGTATTTATGTTCATCTTCGTTTAAAATCTCACCCAGCTTTTTAAATCTTAACATTAAATGAAAATGATTCGGCATTAAACAGTATGCATATATTTCAGCTATCGGGACAATATACTTTGCAAGCTTATCTAAAAAATATCTGTAATTTTCTTCTACTCTGAAAATTAAATCTTTTCCATTTGCATGAGTGTAGATATGGTATACATATTCACATTCAAAATTTTCTGTGTTTGACATTTCTTTTTCTTCATTTGTGTGTTTTATATTTTTAAACCTCATAGGTTTTAAAAACCTATGAGGTTTAGTAAGGGACGAAAAATTATTTCACATCGTCCCAAATACTGTAATCCACCACTTTTGTAGGGATCTGCTTAACATATTCTGTAAAAGGTTCACAAGGAAAAATAGCATCTTTTCCTTCTCTTGCCAGTTCCTGATATAATCTTGTTCCTTCTGTTTTCCATTTAATCATTTCATCAGAAACATCGCGGATAATTTTTGCAGGACTTCCGACAATTAATTTTCTGGCATCACATCTGAAGTTTGCCGGAACAAAAGCTAAAGCGCCGATGATACATTCATCTCCGATTACCGCTTTGTCCATCACGACAGAATTCATTCCGACCAGACAGTTTTTGCCGATATGTCCGGAGTGAATAATCGCTCCATGACCGATATGTGCAGATTCTTCAAGTATAGTCTCAATTCCCGGAAAAACGTGTAGGGTACAATTTTCCTGAACATTGGCACCGTCTTTCACTATAATTTTTCCCCAGTCACCACGAATCACTGCATTGGGACCAACGTAAACTTCTTCGCCAATTTCCACATTTCCGATGATCACCGCTTGCGGGTGGACAAAAGCTGAAGGTTTTATTATCGGTCGAATTCCGTGATATGAGTAAACGTTCATTTTTTATTTAATTTGAAAATTAATTTTTGTGATGTATAATTTTACTTGAGCTTTCTTAATAAATTTTAATCAGTAACTGAAAGTTTAAAGTAGTATATTTCATCTTCACTCTCAAGAATAAATTCATCATAATCTGATGCATAATAGCTTTTCAAATTTTGATATTCTATTTCATAAATTTGTATTGGATCTATTGTTTGAAGTAAAAGATCAACAAAATCTTCAATCCATTCTCTTTTCCACTCATCAAAGTATAAAGAAAAATTATTTCCTACATCAGATAAGTAATAGTCACGTTTATCCTGATAGCAATAAAACCATTTATCATGTAATAACTTAAAGAAAAATTTAAATGCTTTCTCTAAACTTATTTCTTTCAATGTATAACTTTCACTAATATTTTCAACTCTATCCTCTATAGTTTTCGCAATGGTATCTAATTTAGGTATAATACTTAATTCAAAATTATAAGCATGGTCGGTTTTATCATTGAATCTGGCTATTGTTTCAAGTTTTCCAACAATAATTCCATAATTAAATATTTTACGTTCTTTTTCAGCTAGACCTTTCATAGTCATTATTTATAGAAAATATCAGTACATATAAATAATTAATTTAAACTCTTTCAATGACCATCGCGTACCCTTGTCCTACGCCAATACAAAGTGTACACAATGCATATTTCTTATCCTGCTTTTGAAGTTCCATTGCCGCAGAACCAACGATTCTGGCTCCGGAAACTCCAAGTGGATGACCGATTGCAATAGCACCTCCATTTGGATTTACTCTTGAATCATCATCTTTTAAACCCAAGCTTCTTGTTACGGCTAAAGCCTGAGCAGCAAAAGCTTCATTTAATTCAATGATGTCCATGTCGTCTAATGAAAGATTCAGTCTTTTTAATAGTTTCTGAGTGGCTTCTACAGGTCCGATTCCCATAATTCTTGGCTCAACTCCGGCAACGGAAGATCCTAGGATTTTCGCTTTTGGCTTCAATCCATATTTTTTTACAGCTTCTTCGCTTGCTAAAATTAAAGCTGCTGCTCCGTCATTCATTCCGGATGCATTTCCTGCGGTTACCGTTCCTTCTTTTCTGAAAGCCGGACGAAGTTTTCCTAGTCCTTCCATTGAAGAAGTCGGTTTGATAAATTCGTCGGTATCAAATATTTTAGGTTCACCTTTTTTCTGTGGAATTTCAACTTTTACAATTTCTTCTGCCAGTCTTCCGCTTTCCTGAGCTTTAGTGGCTTTCTGCTGAGACCAAAGGGCAAATTTATCCTGATCTTCACGGCTGATGTTGTGGATATCCGCTAAATTTTCTGCAGTTTCCCCCATTCCGTCAACGCCGTACATTTCTTTCATTTTCGGGTTGATAAATCTCCATCCGAAAGTGGTGTCAAACATCTGGCTGTCTCTTCCGAAAGCTGTGCTTGGTTTTGACATTACATAAGGAGAACGCGTCATATGCTCTACTCCACCTGCGATATAAATTTCACCTTCTCCTGCAGCAATTGAACGGAAAGCATTTGCCACCGCAGACATTCCTGAAGCACACAATCTATTCACCGTTTCCCCTCCGATTTTATAAGGAAGTCCTGCCAATAAAAGCCCCATTCTGGCAACATTTCTATTATCTTCTCCTGCCTGATTGGCACATCCGAAAATAACATCTTCAATTTCCTCAACAGGAACTTCAGGGTTTCTTGCTACAATTTCTTTAATAACAATAGCAGCCAAATCGTCGGCTCTTACTTCAGAAAGTCCTCCGCTTAATTTTGAAATGGGAGTTCTTATGTAATCTATGATGTATACGTTGTTCATTTTATTTAATTTGAAAATGTGTTAATTTGAGAATTTGAAAATGGAAAAACTATGAAAGTTTTAATTTTCCACCTTCAAACATCAAGTTTATTTTTTCTGAGTTGATTTATATAATTCCTTCATGCCAACTTAACCATATTAAATGATTATTTACGGCTTTTATTCCCTTGATATTAATCCAAGGATAGTTTTCTTTTAAATATTTTTCAGATAAGTTTTCAACTTCTTTACTTGTAAGTTTTGTATGCTCTGATTTTTCCCAAATAATATCGAAAGCTTTTTTGCGCATGTCTTCAAATTCTGTTAAAACTTCATCGAAATTTTCAAGATTATTGATTATAAAATAGTTTTTCATCTTTTCTCCTTCAATGAAAAAAGTACTTAAAAACTTTTCTAAAATTATATTTTTATCCAATTTCTTTTTAAAGGTCAATAACCTTTTTTCCGATTTTATACACTGTTCCGACAAATTTTGCAATCAATTCTTCGTTTTGATTGGTAATTTTAATATCGTAAACAGCTGTTTTTCTGGTTTCATTGACCAAAATACTTTCTGCTCTGAAAGTATCCCCTTCTTTTCCGGCTTTGGTAAAATTGATGATGCAATTCAATGCAACAGCAGCATCACCGGAATTGTTGGACGAAAAAGCCAGTGCAGAATCTGCAAAAGCGAACGTAACGCCTCCGTGAACCGTTTTCAGCCCGTTAATCATTTCTTTTTTAATGGGCATTTCTATTAAACAATAATTTTCTCTGACTTCAATCAGTTTAATATTCATCCATTGGGAAAAATAATCCTGATCGAACATATATTCTGCAACCTGTCTCGGATTCATTTACTCTTATTTAAATTTTTAAATCTAATCACATCTTTCCATGTGTATTCTCTGCCGTCCAAAATGAAAAAAGCTAAAAATATAAAGACGAAATAAACGATAAAACCATAAATATTGATGCTTTTTTCATCGTCCCATCCCAAATAATAAAAAAGAAATTTGATGAGAGAAAAGCCGACCACAAAAATAATCGCATTCATTAATGAGCGTAAAAAGTTCTTTTTTGTAAAAATTCTTTTAAACATGGCTTAAATTTCAGATTAATGTGTTATTTCTTCATATAATTCATCAGCTAGCTTGTCGTAAACCGCCATGGTTTTTCCAAGAATGATTTGATTATATGAAAGATTTTCGGAATTTGATGGATCTTCTGTTTGAAAATGTTCATTTAAATCAATTCCAAATTCATTTGCCAATCTTTTAATCAGTTCTTTATATTTTTCATTGAATTTACCTAATAATTCAAGCTTTCCCTGATAATCATGTATCGAAGAAAGTTCCTGAATGATGTATTCTTTTTCAATGATAAGCCTTGTTTCAAGTTCAGCTCTGAATGATTCTATATCCATCCTAAATATTACTTATTTCATCAAATCCTTTCTGTCAGGATTTTTTAAATATTGTTTACCATCTTTGTCAAAACACCAGACATCTGATATTTCTCTTAGCTGAAAAAATTCAAAATCTCCCTTATGAATTTTCATTCTATTCAATCTTCTAAGCTTTCTATTGGCTTCTAATTTATTTTCCTTTTCTGTTTCAGCAGTTGTTATTCCGATAATCGGAGTTTTTCTTTTTGACCTACTCATAAAAATCAATTTTATTGATTGATTATCCTGTTCAAATCTTTAATCCCATTTTCATAAGATTTTTTAAAGAGAAAATTAATTAGAAAATATAAAAATCCAAATGTCATCAAAAGTGGTATAAATAGGGAAAAAGCCTTTACTCCAAGTTCTAAAAAATTTATAATAATCATAAAAAAGGGAAGCAAACTCCATATAAAAATCAATATTTTAAATGTGTTATGAAATTTTGCACCCAATCTTATTATTGTTTCACTTTCTTTCCGAACCAATCTTCCTTCAAAAACACAGAAAATTCCTAAGGGCTTTTCTGAACTGATTATTTTGAAATAATTCTTATCTATATTTCCCTTGAAATATTTATCAGACCTTCTCATTGTTAAAGAACTGATCTCAGTATTATTTTTGATATTTAATAACACTTCTTCAATTATTTTTGAAGATTTTAATTCTTCAGATTTTTCCGGAAAAAACTTCATCTTATAATTTTCTCAGCAACGGACTTTGTCTGTATCTTTCTTCCTGATATTCTTCGTAAAGATCCTGCAAGGTTTCGGAGATTTTAACATATCCTATTTCTTTTCCCCATGCCAATAAACCTTTGGGATAATTTACGCCTTTCTGCATTGCGAGTTCGATATCTTCGTCATTTGCTACGCCTAACCTTTTTGCTTCTACAGCTTCATTAATCAGCATAGAAATAATTCTCATGAATATCTGCTGATAAAGTACAGCATCTTTCACAGGTTCCGGTTTAACGGCTCCTTCCGAATAATCGTAAAAACCTTTTCCTGTTTTTCTGCCGTGAAGCTTGGCTTCCGACATTCTTTGCTGTAGAAGAGATGGTTTGTATTTCGGATCGTAGAAATATTCGTTATAAACGGTTTTGGTTACCGAGAAATTTACGTCAACTCCAATTAAATCCATTAATTCAAAAGGTCCCATTTTAAAGTTACCTAAAGTCTTCATAGCATCATCAACCTGTTCTACCGTTGCGATGTTTTCCTCAACGATTCTCAACCCTTCACCATAGTAAGGACGAGCAATTCTGTTGACGATAAATCCGGGAATATCTTTGGCAATAACCGGAGTTTTTCCCCAATCTTTCATCAGACTGTAGATTTTTTCCGCTAAAGATTTTTCGGTTAATAAGGACGGAATAACCTCAACTAAAGGCATCAACGGAGCCGGATTGAAGAAGTGAATTCCGATGAAACGCTCCGGTTTCTGTAATTCCGCACTAAGAGAGGTAATGGAAATGGAAGATGTATTGGAACCAATCACACAGCTTTCTGAAACGTATTTCTCTAATTCTGTGAAAACTTTGGTTTTAATTTCTTTATTTTCGATGATGGCTTCAATGATCAGTTCACAATCTTTGAAGTCTTTTAATTCGGTGGCAATGGAAATATTGGCTAAAATTTCAGTCATTTTCTCCGCCGAAATTTTCTGTTTGTCAACCAGTTTAGTCAATGTTTTTTCCAAACCTACGGTTGCCGTTTCTACTTGTTTTGCATTAGCGTCATAAATCCAGACTTTGCATTCGTTCGTTGCGGCTACCTGTGCAATGCCGATTCCCATGGTTCCGGCACCGATAATTCCTACATTTTTCATTATGTAACAGTGTATCAATATACCAATATAACAATCATTGTCATGCTGAGCTTGTCGAAGCATCTAATTGATAAGCTGCTACATTGGTACATTGCTATATTAATTCTTATTTCCCTTTATATTCAGGTTTTCTTTTCTGTAAAAAGGCACTTACTCCTTCTTTAAAGTCTTCTGTTTCTGCGGCTTTTTGCTGCAGATCTCCTTCTAATTCCAACTGCTGCTTCAGCGTATTGTCATAAGAATGTGCAAATGCTTTCTTGGTTAATTTCAAGCCAACAGTCGGCATATTGGAAACTCTTTCCAAAATTTCCATTGATTTTGAACCGAATTCTTCTTCACTGAACACTTCAGCAACCAAACCGTATGATTTAGATTCTTCCGCAGATAATTTTTTTCCGGTAAACGCTAAATAATTAGCCAATTGTCTTCCCAATAACTTTGGTAAAAAGTAAGTTCCGCCCGTATCAGGAATCAATCCGATATTGGAGAAAGCCTGAGCAAAATAAGCTTTTTCATTTGCCAGAACAAAATCGCAGATCAACGCCAACATTGCTCCGGCTCCGACTGCAGGACCATTTACCAATGCAACAACCGGTTTTTTACAATGGGTAATTTCCATCACTAACGGATTGTAATAATCTGTTACAATTTTTCTGATGATATCGTTGTCATGATGTTCATTGCCCTGAACAAATGCATCATCAAGATTCTGACCGGAACAGAATGCTCTTCCCCTTCCTGAAATGGCAACACATCTTACAGCAGGATCTTCACTGCATTCTTTAACGAAATCTTTCAGATCTGATAAAGACGGCTTTGTAAGCGCGTTCATTGTTTCAGGCTGATTGAGATAAGCAATTTTTAATTTTCCGTCGAAATGCGACTCAATATCGAGTTGTGTATACATAGTTTTAATTTTTTATGATTAATGCACTAATTTAACAATAAAAATGCACCAATATATCAGTTTATAAGTATAACAATATTTAAAGCATTCAAAATTGTTATATTACCACATTTTCAGATTGTTACACTCATTTAGTGACATTTAAAATAGTCAAATGGTTCCAGACAATCTAAACACTGATACGAAGCCTTGCATAGCGTAGACCCGAATCTGCTGATCTGTTTTGAGTTCATAGAACCGCAACGCGGACATTTTTTCGGTTTCCCGATATGATGTTCATCGGCTCCTTTTTCGGGAGGAGTGATTCCGTACACCCGAAGTTTTTCTCTCGCTTCATCGGTTAACCAGTCCGTCGTCCAGATCGGAAACATTTTGGTCACCACTTTTGCTTCCCATCCGTTTTCCTTCATTATTTTGATGATGTCTTCCTCAATGGTAAACATGGCGGGACAGGCAGAATAAGTAGGCGTAATCGTT
It encodes the following:
- the paaZ gene encoding phenylacetic acid degradation bifunctional protein PaaZ; the protein is MEKLKNYIYGEWVEGNGNGIPLYNAVNGEQVAISDTEGLNFEQALDYGRTVGYKNISSMTFYDRGEMLKKVALYLLERKKKYYELSYKTGATHVDSWVDIEGGFGTFFTYSGLAKRMLPNTPFWVDGDTQKISANGTFLGTHILTPSEGVSVQINAYNFPVWGMLEKLSTSLLAGVPSIVKPSPFGSYLTNAVFQDMIESGILPEGAVQLVCGEPGNILDYVQDGDSVLFTGSANTGRKLKSLPSIAGNAVRFNMEADSLNCSILGLDAKPGTPEFDLFIKEVRNEMTTKAGQKCTAIRRIIVPENLIGDVQNALSKALDQTKIGNPLSRETRMGSLVGKQQYDEVLRKVDLLKAETELIYDGKHELVDADYENGAFMSPKLFLNDKPFEKNISHDVEAFGPVSTLMPYKDAEEAAALAKRGKGSLVGSIISHDDKFVAETAWKMASQHGRIFVLNRDSAKESTGHGSPLPTLMHGGPGRAGGGEEMGGLNGLHFFLQKTAIQGSPDVLTAITKIYQQGAEKKYSDKHPFQKYFEEVEVGDSLETAGRTVTDADIVNFSNVSWDHFYAHTDATSLTGTIFDKTVAHGYFILSAAAGLFVSGKKGPVIANYGLENCSFFKPVYAGDTITVYLTAKEKINRGVKGRNIPSGVVKWLVEVVNQRDEIVCVATILTLVAKQSPFIDLNLKNIQKMLNGLTESTQPSWGKMSPQQMIEHLEHGVLVSLGEPEADKCFTPEEQLEKWQDSLYNHRKMPKDFPAPFLADDEKLLELRHKNLDAAKQSFIDNLKRFVIYYKENPQEEHMNYVFGKLNKEMWELMHKKHFTHHFEQFGLI
- a CDS encoding alpha/beta hydrolase, producing MIKKLLIFCSILLAFQSLVFAQTENVKPLTIGEIRTIKSKILNEERTLNIYLPQKFDKTKSYPIIYLLDGSMNEDFIHVTGLVQFFNQMYSMPETIVVGIANIDRKKDFTFHTDLKDLQKDYPTTGHSDKFINFLDKELKPYIESNFETTDNYLFGQSLGGLLATEILLKKPELFNNYFIISPSLWWDDESLLKQAPQLLSKIKDIKKFIYISVGKGEHPVMVKDAEDLFDVLKKSNKKNWTIEYKMMETDNHATILHRSLYEGLLKLFPYQEPKN
- a CDS encoding transposase, yielding MRFKNIKHTNEEKEMSNTENFECEYVYHIYTHANGKDLIFRVEENYRYFLDKLAKYIVPIAEIYAYCLMPNHFHLMLRFKKLGEILNEDEHKYLMKRFSNLLNAYAKAYNKKYNRKGSLFLDYLKRKRINDERYFMKLLHYIHNNPVNHGFVEDIGKWKYSSYHSYINLAKESKIERAEMMQYFETVNDFIEYHKSNIEYDFLSIE
- a CDS encoding transferase hexapeptide repeat family protein, with amino-acid sequence MNVYSYHGIRPIIKPSAFVHPQAVIIGNVEIGEEVYVGPNAVIRGDWGKIIVKDGANVQENCTLHVFPGIETILEESAHIGHGAIIHSGHIGKNCLVGMNSVVMDKAVIGDECIIGALAFVPANFRCDARKLIVGSPAKIIRDVSDEMIKWKTEGTRLYQELAREGKDAIFPCEPFTEYVKQIPTKVVDYSIWDDVK
- the pcaF gene encoding 3-oxoadipyl-CoA thiolase, with protein sequence MNNVYIIDYIRTPISKLSGGLSEVRADDLAAIVIKEIVARNPEVPVEEIEDVIFGCANQAGEDNRNVARMGLLLAGLPYKIGGETVNRLCASGMSAVANAFRSIAAGEGEIYIAGGVEHMTRSPYVMSKPSTAFGRDSQMFDTTFGWRFINPKMKEMYGVDGMGETAENLADIHNISREDQDKFALWSQQKATKAQESGRLAEEIVKVEIPQKKGEPKIFDTDEFIKPTSSMEGLGKLRPAFRKEGTVTAGNASGMNDGAAALILASEEAVKKYGLKPKAKILGSSVAGVEPRIMGIGPVEATQKLLKRLNLSLDDMDIIELNEAFAAQALAVTRSLGLKDDDSRVNPNGGAIAIGHPLGVSGARIVGSAAMELQKQDKKYALCTLCIGVGQGYAMVIERV
- a CDS encoding PaaI family thioesterase; translated protein: MNPRQVAEYMFDQDYFSQWMNIKLIEVRENYCLIEMPIKKEMINGLKTVHGGVTFAFADSALAFSSNNSGDAAVALNCIINFTKAGKEGDTFRAESILVNETRKTAVYDIKITNQNEELIAKFVGTVYKIGKKVIDL
- a CDS encoding 3-hydroxyacyl-CoA dehydrogenase NAD-binding domain-containing protein; translation: MKNVGIIGAGTMGIGIAQVAATNECKVWIYDANAKQVETATVGLEKTLTKLVDKQKISAEKMTEILANISIATELKDFKDCELIIEAIIENKEIKTKVFTELEKYVSESCVIGSNTSSISITSLSAELQKPERFIGIHFFNPAPLMPLVEVIPSLLTEKSLAEKIYSLMKDWGKTPVIAKDIPGFIVNRIARPYYGEGLRIVEENIATVEQVDDAMKTLGNFKMGPFELMDLIGVDVNFSVTKTVYNEYFYDPKYKPSLLQQRMSEAKLHGRKTGKGFYDYSEGAVKPEPVKDAVLYQQIFMRIISMLINEAVEAKRLGVANDEDIELAMQKGVNYPKGLLAWGKEIGYVKISETLQDLYEEYQEERYRQSPLLRKL
- a CDS encoding enoyl-CoA hydratase/isomerase family protein, whose product is MYTQLDIESHFDGKLKIAYLNQPETMNALTKPSLSDLKDFVKECSEDPAVRCVAISGRGRAFCSGQNLDDAFVQGNEHHDNDIIRKIVTDYYNPLVMEITHCKKPVVALVNGPAVGAGAMLALICDFVLANEKAYFAQAFSNIGLIPDTGGTYFLPKLLGRQLANYLAFTGKKLSAEESKSYGLVAEVFSEEEFGSKSMEILERVSNMPTVGLKLTKKAFAHSYDNTLKQQLELEGDLQQKAAETEDFKEGVSAFLQKRKPEYKGK
- the paaD gene encoding 1,2-phenylacetyl-CoA epoxidase subunit PaaD gives rise to the protein MVPDPEIPVINIVELGIVREAKITSENTCEVTITPTYSACPAMFTIEEDIIKIMKENGWEAKVVTKMFPIWTTDWLTDEAREKLRVYGITPPEKGADEHHIGKPKKCPRCGSMNSKQISRFGSTLCKASYQCLDCLEPFDYFKCH